The following coding sequences are from one Haploplasma axanthum window:
- a CDS encoding IS3 family transposase (programmed frameshift), with translation MGIHYFTEEQVKELKQNPNVKSVSIKGITYHKHFKNHFLIEHAKGKLPRQIFIEAGFDDEVLGESRINNSSNRWRKQSKRLEGLNDTRQRNLGRPKTKHLTKDEIIERQRLEIEYLKQERELLLEPGKARKVGDQKGKVKPREKYEIIKRLRNNKKWKISIDEMVKIAGVSKSGYYSYLSDSETRQTRTFNDEEAFEFIMSAYRYKGFNKGARMIKMTLEDQFNIIMNIKKIRRLMKKFGLFCPIRKANPYRRMAKALKTSHVAPNKLERKFKEGNPNQILLTDITYLTYDLNKRAYLSAIKDGVTNEIHAYQVSKSLDIKFVEDTMKDLDKIELASDALINSDQGSHYTSLSFQRMIKELNLEQSMSRRGNCWDNAPIESFFGHMKDEINLIDCKTFEEVKEAIDKYIDYYNNHRYQWNLKRMTPKNYGDMFRNKNKKDGLSLEVKPSLIALH, from the exons ATGGGAATACATTACTTTACGGAAGAGCAGGTAAAAGAACTTAAACAGAATCCTAATGTTAAAAGTGTAAGTATAAAAGGAATTACATACCACAAGCACTTTAAGAATCATTTTTTGATTGAACATGCAAAAGGTAAACTACCACGTCAGATATTTATTGAAGCAGGTTTTGATGATGAAGTTTTAGGTGAATCAAGAATAAATAATTCATCGAATAGATGGCGTAAACAATCCAAACGTTTAGAAGGGTTAAATGATACGAGACAAAGAAATTTAGGTAGACCAAAGACTAAACACTTAACCAAAGATGAAATCATTGAAAGACAACGATTAGAGATTGAGTATTTAAAACAGGAACGAGAACTATTATTGGAAC CTGGAAAGGCTAGAAAGGTTGGCGATCAAAAAGGAAAAGTTAAGCCCAGGGAAAAATATGAAATCATCAAAAGATTAAGGAATAATAAGAAATGGAAAATATCAATTGACGAGATGGTAAAAATAGCAGGTGTATCAAAAAGCGGCTACTATAGTTATTTAAGTGATAGTGAGACTAGACAAACTAGAACTTTTAATGATGAAGAAGCATTTGAATTCATTATGTCAGCATATAGATATAAAGGTTTCAATAAAGGGGCTAGAATGATTAAAATGACTTTAGAAGACCAATTTAATATCATTATGAACATTAAGAAAATCCGTAGACTGATGAAAAAGTTTGGACTTTTTTGTCCGATTAGAAAAGCTAACCCATATAGACGAATGGCGAAAGCTTTAAAAACAAGTCATGTCGCTCCTAATAAATTAGAACGAAAATTTAAAGAAGGTAATCCTAATCAAATTCTTCTTACTGATATTACATATTTGACATACGACTTGAATAAACGTGCTTATCTATCAGCGATTAAAGATGGAGTAACCAATGAAATACATGCCTATCAAGTATCAAAATCATTAGATATCAAATTTGTTGAAGATACCATGAAAGATTTGGATAAAATTGAGTTAGCATCAGACGCATTAATTAATTCTGATCAAGGAAGTCATTATACATCTTTATCATTTCAACGCATGATAAAAGAGTTAAACTTGGAACAATCCATGTCAAGGCGTGGTAACTGCTGGGACAACGCACCGATCGAATCGTTCTTTGGTCACATGAAAGATGAAATTAATTTAATAGATTGTAAGACTTTTGAAGAAGTTAAAGAGGCTATTGATAAATATATTGATTATTATAATAATCACCGCTATCAATGGAATCTTAAACGTATGACACCTAAAAATTATGGTGATATGTTCAGAAATAAAAACAAAAAAGATGGCCTCTCCTTAGAAGTTAAGCCATCTCTAATAGCGTTACATTAA
- a CDS encoding helix-turn-helix domain-containing protein, protein MIKINMELIRSMNQEKIAKQIADNIIYYRKKFNLTQADLAEKLNYSDKSISKWERSEGIPSVLVLKELADFFGISLDDMLSDKKVKSKLNKGMKRYTVAYFYASIVIVLAGIAYGILSILQIDYTAWHLFIYALPVSSLVLMIFSIVWKKRFISFIYTTTFIWTAALSLFISIDIPNKYWIFIIVIPIYFFVIYLMHLINIKRFR, encoded by the coding sequence ATGATTAAGATAAACATGGAGTTGATTAGATCTATGAATCAAGAAAAAATAGCAAAACAAATTGCTGATAATATTATTTATTATCGAAAAAAGTTTAATTTAACTCAAGCAGATTTAGCTGAGAAATTAAACTATTCAGATAAAAGTATCTCAAAATGGGAAAGATCTGAAGGTATTCCGTCAGTTTTAGTTTTAAAAGAACTAGCAGATTTCTTTGGAATTAGTTTAGATGATATGTTGAGTGATAAAAAAGTTAAATCAAAATTAAACAAAGGGATGAAAAGATATACTGTAGCATATTTTTATGCTTCAATTGTGATAGTTTTAGCAGGTATAGCGTATGGGATCTTATCAATATTACAAATTGACTATACTGCTTGGCATTTATTCATATATGCACTACCAGTTTCCTCTCTTGTTCTTATGATTTTTTCAATCGTATGGAAGAAAAGGTTTATTTCATTTATATATACGACAACATTTATTTGGACTGCAGCATTATCATTATTTATATCAATCGATATTCCAAATAAATACTGGATTTTTATTATTGTAATTCCAATATATTTCTTTGTAATTTATTTGATGCATTTAATAAATATTAAAAGATTTAGATAA
- a CDS encoding DegV family protein has protein sequence MSNYVLTCCSTADLSIEYLKKRNINYIGFHYIIDGKDYLDDLGQTIPYKDFYNLMRSGADTKTSQVNVDEFISFFEPFLKKGLDILHVSLSSGISSAFNSANIAQRILLESYPNRKIIIIDSLAASSGYGLLMDKIADQRDKNLPISQLQSWIEDNKLNLHHWFYSTDLSYYVKGGRITQAAGFIGSILRMCPLLNMNDKGMLIPRFKVVGKKRVMSKIVDKMIEYAYDNIDYSEKCFISHADCLDDALEVARNIEKTFPKLNGKVEIFNVGTTIGSHTGPGTLALFFWGTKRSE, from the coding sequence ATGAGTAACTATGTACTTACTTGCTGTTCAACAGCGGATTTATCAATTGAATATTTAAAAAAAAGAAATATTAATTATATCGGTTTCCATTACATAATTGATGGAAAAGATTACTTAGATGATTTAGGTCAAACAATTCCATATAAAGATTTTTACAACTTGATGAGAAGTGGTGCAGATACAAAAACTTCTCAAGTTAATGTTGATGAGTTTATAAGTTTTTTTGAACCTTTCTTAAAAAAAGGCTTAGATATTCTACATGTATCTTTATCATCAGGAATTTCAAGTGCATTCAATTCTGCAAATATCGCACAAAGAATTCTTTTAGAATCTTATCCAAATAGAAAAATAATTATCATTGATTCTTTAGCAGCTTCTTCTGGATATGGGTTATTAATGGATAAAATTGCTGATCAGCGTGATAAAAACCTTCCAATAAGCCAATTACAATCTTGGATTGAAGATAATAAATTAAACTTACATCATTGGTTTTATTCAACTGATTTATCTTATTATGTTAAAGGTGGTCGTATAACTCAAGCCGCAGGTTTTATTGGTTCTATTCTTCGCATGTGTCCTTTACTTAATATGAATGATAAAGGCATGTTAATACCACGATTTAAAGTTGTTGGTAAAAAACGTGTTATGTCAAAAATAGTTGATAAAATGATAGAATATGCATATGATAATATTGACTACTCAGAAAAATGTTTTATCTCGCATGCTGATTGTTTAGATGATGCGTTAGAGGTAGCACGTAACATTGAAAAAACCTTTCCAAAACTGAATGGAAAAGTAGAAATTTTCAATGTAGGTACTACTATAGGTAGTCATACAGGTCCTGGAACATTAGCATTATTTTTCTGGGGTACGAAAAGAAGTGAATAA
- a CDS encoding aromatic acid exporter family protein — MKTKLVHISIKMIIAGIVTLFLAYFLNVRYYTTASAIAILSIQWTKRDFINIAIKRLISGVAAILLATLMFTYIGHSFLVFSCFLIIFISASWFLNAPEGIVPSVVIVTHLLSIDMITFAFVLEETLLLVIAIGVAFIVNMIYPQSSVQSMKKSLRDVDSILEEKLLKIKNKLLNTEKTELKINSKKELGKIMSEVHMIDRDIILQNDHRYITYLYMRNMQISVLDAIDKNVDSIKENHPYRFVIADFIDKVGKSIGFNNYASKLIVELEELKEYFVKSELPKTRIEFETRAVLFQIINELETFLSLKIEFHNKYPNFIEKENLQ; from the coding sequence ATGAAAACAAAATTAGTTCATATTTCAATAAAAATGATAATTGCTGGAATAGTAACTCTTTTTCTAGCATATTTTTTAAATGTTAGATATTATACTACGGCTAGTGCTATAGCAATTCTATCAATACAATGGACAAAAAGAGATTTTATTAATATAGCAATTAAAAGATTAATAAGCGGAGTAGCTGCTATTTTATTAGCAACACTAATGTTTACATATATTGGTCATTCTTTTTTAGTTTTTTCTTGTTTCTTAATTATTTTCATATCAGCATCATGGTTTTTAAATGCACCAGAAGGTATTGTTCCAAGTGTTGTTATAGTAACACATCTCTTGAGCATAGACATGATAACATTTGCTTTTGTACTTGAAGAAACGTTATTACTCGTAATAGCAATCGGAGTAGCATTTATTGTTAATATGATTTATCCTCAGTCAAGTGTTCAAAGTATGAAAAAGAGTTTAAGAGATGTAGATTCTATTCTTGAAGAAAAGCTTTTAAAAATTAAAAATAAACTTTTAAATACTGAGAAAACTGAATTAAAAATAAACTCAAAAAAAGAATTAGGAAAAATAATGAGTGAAGTTCATATGATTGATAGAGATATTATTTTACAAAATGATCATCGATATATTACATATTTATATATGAGAAATATGCAAATAAGTGTTCTTGATGCAATTGATAAAAATGTTGATAGCATAAAAGAAAATCATCCATATAGATTTGTTATCGCTGATTTTATTGATAAAGTTGGCAAAAGTATTGGCTTTAATAATTATGCTTCTAAATTAATTGTTGAGTTAGAAGAATTAAAGGAATATTTTGTGAAATCAGAATTACCAAAGACAAGGATTGAATTTGAAACTAGAGCAGTTCTATTTCAAATAATAAATGAATTAGAAACATTTTTAAGTCTTAAAATTGAGTTTCACAATAAATATCCTAATTTTATTGAAAAGGAGAATTTACAATGA
- a CDS encoding DUF402 domain-containing protein has protein sequence MELIKEMSVSIQSYKHDQKIHRVWKNTKVIDKNEHMLVTAHNKAKVIEENGRTWYTKEPAICYFYDNAWFNVIVMFKKDGIYYYCNLSSPYLYDGEAIKYIDYDLDVKVYPDGTYKVLDENEYNYHLKKMHYPMDVKSIIENELKVLIDKIIKKEAPFNNEYVMNHYNIAFFDQLKEKKV, from the coding sequence ATGGAATTAATTAAAGAGATGTCTGTGAGCATTCAAAGTTATAAACATGATCAAAAAATTCACCGCGTATGGAAAAACACAAAAGTAATTGATAAAAATGAACATATGTTAGTTACTGCACATAATAAAGCTAAAGTTATTGAAGAAAATGGAAGAACTTGGTATACAAAAGAACCTGCAATTTGCTATTTTTATGATAATGCATGGTTTAATGTTATTGTTATGTTCAAAAAGGACGGAATTTATTATTACTGTAATTTGTCGAGTCCTTATCTATATGATGGTGAAGCAATTAAGTATATTGATTATGATCTAGATGTAAAAGTGTATCCTGATGGTACATATAAAGTTTTAGATGAAAATGAATATAATTATCATTTGAAAAAAATGCATTACCCAATGGATGTTAAAAGTATTATTGAAAATGAACTTAAAGTATTGATTGATAAAATTATAAAAAAAGAAGCTCCATTTAATAATGAATATGTTATGAATCATTATAATATAGCTTTTTTTGATCAATTGAAGGAAAAGAAAGTATGA
- a CDS encoding DAK2 domain-containing protein, with amino-acid sequence MANKTVSGTLFKRMITNGAVNLKNNHKEIDHLNVFPVPDGDTGTNMQMTMMAGVKEVKKTETESIIDISKILSRGLLMGARGNSGVILSQFFRGLYSEISKIDNGSATVDEFIQALVGGYQMAYRAVMDPVEGTILTVVRESAEKVLQERQNLNSVEDVLKVYLQQAKETLTKTPELLPVLKEAGVVDSGGAGFIKIIEGWVMALNGEELSEQFLNEAVKADLHDHDHVGAHALGEIDIKFGYCTEFIVKLFDYEKFDEKFMKEPLSQMGDSLVVVTDDDLLKVHVHTNQPGVALTLAQKYGDIQTIKVENMRLQHSTIMDDVEPHTHAPKVKKEKSKYAVIAVAAGEGIKNAFIELGVDKVIDGGQTMNPSAEDFVNAINDVNAENIILLPNNSNIILTAEQTIELCPEHNIRVVKSKNIAQGYGSLIAFDPTIDLDENHEVMTEAIKEMKSGEVTYSIRDTELKGVKISEGDFIGIAGGEIKVAEKTRLDATKKLVDLLVTTDSEIATIFFGEEVDEDELEDVVAHVKQVSPDIEVELVDGKQDIYSYILAIE; translated from the coding sequence ATGGCTAACAAAACTGTCAGTGGAACTCTATTTAAAAGAATGATAACAAACGGAGCAGTTAATTTAAAAAACAACCATAAAGAAATTGATCACTTAAATGTTTTTCCAGTACCAGATGGTGATACAGGAACAAATATGCAAATGACAATGATGGCTGGAGTAAAAGAAGTTAAAAAAACAGAAACAGAATCAATTATAGATATTTCAAAAATTCTATCTCGTGGATTACTAATGGGAGCTAGAGGAAACTCAGGTGTTATCCTTTCCCAATTTTTCCGTGGGCTTTATTCAGAAATTTCAAAAATTGATAATGGATCTGCAACTGTTGATGAATTTATTCAAGCATTAGTTGGTGGATATCAAATGGCATATCGTGCTGTAATGGATCCAGTAGAAGGAACAATATTAACTGTAGTAAGAGAATCTGCCGAAAAAGTGCTCCAAGAACGTCAGAATTTAAATAGTGTTGAAGATGTATTAAAAGTATATTTACAACAAGCGAAAGAAACATTAACTAAAACACCAGAATTATTGCCTGTATTAAAAGAAGCAGGAGTAGTAGATAGTGGTGGTGCAGGGTTTATAAAGATTATTGAAGGATGGGTTATGGCACTTAACGGTGAAGAACTATCTGAACAATTCTTAAATGAAGCAGTAAAAGCTGATTTACATGATCATGATCACGTTGGTGCACATGCACTTGGTGAAATTGATATTAAATTTGGATATTGTACTGAATTTATTGTAAAATTATTTGATTATGAAAAATTTGATGAAAAATTCATGAAAGAACCATTATCACAAATGGGTGATTCATTAGTAGTTGTTACTGATGATGACTTGTTAAAAGTACACGTTCATACTAATCAACCAGGGGTTGCTTTAACATTAGCACAAAAATATGGTGATATTCAAACGATTAAAGTTGAAAATATGAGATTACAACATAGTACAATTATGGATGATGTTGAACCACATACTCACGCACCAAAAGTAAAAAAAGAAAAGTCTAAATATGCAGTTATTGCAGTAGCGGCTGGTGAAGGTATTAAAAATGCATTTATCGAATTAGGTGTTGATAAGGTAATTGATGGTGGACAAACAATGAATCCATCTGCTGAAGACTTTGTTAATGCAATTAATGATGTTAATGCTGAAAATATTATTTTATTACCAAATAATTCAAATATTATTCTGACTGCAGAACAAACTATTGAATTATGTCCAGAACATAATATTAGAGTAGTTAAAAGCAAAAATATAGCTCAAGGATATGGTTCATTAATCGCTTTTGATCCAACAATTGATCTTGATGAAAATCATGAGGTAATGACAGAAGCAATTAAAGAAATGAAATCTGGAGAAGTAACTTATTCAATTAGAGATACTGAATTAAAAGGTGTTAAAATTTCTGAAGGTGATTTTATCGGAATTGCTGGTGGAGAAATCAAAGTTGCAGAAAAAACACGTTTAGATGCAACAAAAAAACTAGTTGATTTATTAGTTACAACAGATAGTGAAATTGCAACAATTTTCTTTGGTGAAGAAGTAGACGAAGATGAATTAGAAGATGTAGTTGCACATGTTAAACAAGTTAGTCCAGATATTGAGGTTGAACTTGTTGACGGAAAACAAGATATATATTCTTATATACTTGCTATTGAATAG
- the rpmB gene encoding 50S ribosomal protein L28, with the protein MAKCYVTGKQTLSGNKRSHALNATRRQWKSNLQTVRIQLEDGTTKKVKVSARALKKFNLEQRG; encoded by the coding sequence ATGGCTAAATGCTATGTAACAGGTAAACAAACATTATCAGGTAATAAACGTAGTCACGCACTAAATGCCACAAGACGTCAATGGAAAAGTAATTTACAAACTGTTCGTATTCAATTAGAAGACGGAACAACTAAGAAAGTTAAAGTTTCCGCTCGCGCTCTTAAGAAATTCAATTTAGAACAACGTGGCTAA
- a CDS encoding thiamine diphosphokinase, producing the protein MKVVVFSNIVPDKVNSLVGIENDDFIIAVDGAFDSLIKQKVRVNLVVGDLDSISDTKLLKKYDVLKLNKEKDDTDTKVAIKEAYKRSKTVILVGGIQGRRIEHFLANINLLDEHNNLMIVDQNSKIYLLEKGKHMINKNGYVSFFAYEDKTIITLEGFKYPLKNYELTKHDSLCISNEVIRLYGEIEISMGRVLVIESKK; encoded by the coding sequence ATGAAAGTCGTTGTTTTTTCAAATATAGTCCCTGATAAAGTAAATAGTTTAGTTGGTATCGAAAATGATGATTTTATTATTGCTGTTGATGGGGCATTTGATAGTTTAATTAAACAAAAGGTAAGAGTCAATCTAGTAGTAGGTGACCTAGATTCAATTAGTGATACTAAATTATTGAAGAAATATGATGTTTTAAAGCTTAATAAAGAAAAAGATGATACTGACACTAAAGTTGCTATTAAAGAGGCTTATAAGCGAAGTAAAACAGTAATATTAGTAGGTGGAATCCAAGGTAGAAGAATTGAACATTTTCTTGCTAATATTAATTTACTAGATGAACATAATAATTTAATGATTGTTGATCAAAACTCAAAAATATATTTACTTGAAAAAGGTAAGCATATGATTAATAAAAATGGTTATGTTAGTTTCTTTGCATATGAGGATAAGACAATTATTACGCTTGAAGGATTCAAATATCCATTAAAGAATTATGAATTAACAAAACATGATTCCTTATGTATATCAAATGAAGTAATTAGATTGTATGGTGAAATAGAAATTAGTATGGGTAGAGTTTTAGTAATTGAATCAAAAAAATAA
- the rpe gene encoding ribulose-phosphate 3-epimerase: MKIAPSVLTADFTNLKNEIDSISDADLIHIDIMDGNFVPNISFGPAITKQISKVSNKNLDVHLMVLDPLNWIDEFSLENVEYITVHFESNNFLEALTKIRKNGKKVGLTIKPETSVSLISKYLKDVDLVLIMSVKPGFGGQKFIPESLNKVKELVDLREKNNYKYVIEIDGGINGETAPLVKKAGVDIAVVGSYLFNKKERNKEMEKLR; this comes from the coding sequence AATGAAATTGATTCAATAAGTGATGCAGATTTAATTCATATTGATATTATGGATGGTAATTTTGTTCCAAATATTTCTTTTGGTCCTGCAATTACAAAACAAATATCTAAAGTATCAAATAAAAATTTAGATGTTCATTTAATGGTTTTAGATCCATTAAATTGGATTGATGAATTTAGTTTAGAAAATGTTGAATATATTACGGTTCATTTTGAATCAAATAATTTTCTTGAAGCTTTAACTAAGATTCGTAAAAATGGTAAAAAAGTTGGATTGACAATTAAGCCAGAAACATCAGTAAGTCTGATTTCAAAATATTTGAAAGATGTCGACTTAGTGTTAATCATGAGTGTTAAACCAGGTTTTGGTGGACAAAAGTTTATCCCTGAAAGTTTGAATAAAGTAAAAGAGTTAGTAGATTTAAGAGAAAAAAACAATTATAAGTATGTGATTGAAATAGATGGTGGTATTAATGGAGAGACTGCGCCTTTAGTAAAAAAAGCTGGAGTTGATATTGCTGTTGTGGGTTCATATTTATTTAATAAAAAAGAACGTAATAAAGAAATGGAAAAACTACGATGA